The segment ATCGCCGACTTCGGTCGCGTTCTCGCGGGCCCCTACGCGACGATGCTGCTCGCCGATTTCGGTGCCGAGGTCGTCAAGATCGAGCGTCCCGGCTCCGGCGACGACACCCGCGCGTGGGGTCCGCCCTACGCGGGCGACCAGTCGACGTACTTTCAGACCGCGAACCGGAACAAGACCTCCCTCGCCCTGGACCTGCGCGACGCCGACGACCTCGCCGCCGCGCGGGATCTGGCGCTGCGGGCCGACGTCGTCGTCGAGAACTTCCTGCCCGGCGCGATGGATCGGCTCGGCCTCGGATACGACGACGTCGCCGCGGCGAACCCGGGCGTCGTCTACTGCTCGATCACCGGCTTCGGCGGCCACAATCAGCTGCCCGGCTACGACCTCCTGGTGCAGGCGGTCGGCGGGCTGATGAGCATCACCGGGCCGTCGCCCGACGAGCCGACGAAGGCGGGCGTCGCCCTCGTCGACGTCATCACCGGGCTGCACGCCGCCGTCGGGATCCTGGCCGCGCTGCGGCACCGCGACCGGACGGGCGAGGGGCAGCGGGTGGAGGTGAACCTGCTGTCGTCGCTGCTGTCGGGGCTGGTGAACCAGAGTTCCGGCTTCGTCGGCGCCGGCGTCGTCCCGCATGCGATGGGCAACGCGCACCCGAGCGTCGTTCCGTATCAACCGTTCCCGACGGCTGATCGGCCATTGATCCTGGCCGTCGGCAACGACCGCCAGTTCGGCGTCCTGGTCCGCGAGCTCGGCGTCCCAGAGATGGCCGACGATCCGCGCTTCGCCACCAATGCCGCGCGGGTCGAGAACCGCGACGTGCTGATCGCCGAGCTGACTCGGCTGCTCTCCGCCGGCACCGCGGACGAGTGGTTCGACCGGTTCACCGCCGCCGGCGTCCCCTGCGGCCCGGTCAACGACATCGGCGAGGCCTTCGCCCTGGCGCAGCGACTCGGCCTGGACCCGATCGCGCAGATCGACGATCCGCGCCGCGACGCCCCGGTCCCGACTGTCGCCAACCCGATCCGCCTGTCCGCGACCCCGCCGACCTACCGCTCCGCCCCGCCGCGACTGGGGGAGGGGTAGGTCCCGCTTCGCGTCTTCCCGCACCACTTCCGTTTCCCGCACTCGGTCGCGACCGAGTGCGGGAAACTGATAGTGGTGCGACTCAACCGCGCACGTGAGCGCCCGGCCCGGGACTCGCGCGGACATCGCGCTGCTCGACGACGTGCCCGTCGTCGCACATCATCACCGCGCGGACGGGTGCGCCGCAGTCGCGGTGCGACACTTCGACGGCGGGGCCGTCGACGTCGGGGCGGTGCTTGTCGCCCCAACGGAGCATCGAGATGAACACCGCCTGAAGGTCCAGGCCGGCCTCGGTGAGTCGGTACTCCTTGCGGCGTCGTCGACCCGGTTCCTGGTATTCGCGGGCGACGAGGATGCCGCCCTCGACCAGCTTGCGCAGCCGGTCGGAGAGGACCGAGTCGGAGATGCCGGTGTGCTCCCTGATCTGGTCGAACCGTCGGACACCGTTGAACACCTCGCGCAGCACGATGCCGCTCCAGCGGTCGCCGATCACGTCGAGGGTGCGCTGGACGGAACAGTTGTCGGTGTCGTACGCGAGCCAGTCCATGCCGCTCATCCTAGCTGGCTTTGGTATTGACAGTCAGTGATAGTTCCGTCTAACTTCGAATCAAGAAGTCAGCGCGACGCTGGCCGAGACCAGAAGGAGAACGGTGATGACCGAGACCCCGAGCATTCCCGACACCACCAGTGCGTTCCTCGAGGCCCTGGGCCTGGAAGTCACCGAAGCCACCGGCACCCGCGTCGCCGGATACGTGGATCTCGGCGAGCGCCACCACACCCCGTGGGGCGTGGTGCACGGCGGCGTCTATGCGACCATCGTCGAGTCGGCGGGGAGCATCGGCGGCAGCCTGGCCGTCGCCGACCGCGGCCAGTTCGCCGTCGGTCTGCACAACTCCACCGACTTCCTCCGCGCGTCCAACGGCTGCCGGGCCCGCGTGACCGCCGAACCGATCATCCAGGGGCGCACCCAGCAACTGTGGCTGGTCGAGATCGTCGACGACGCCACCGGCAAGGACCTCGCGCGCGGTCAGCTTCGCCTGCAGAACGTCCCCCTGCCGAAACAGGACTGACGCCGAGGCTCGGGCTGTGCGACGATCGATGTCGTGGTCGACTATCTGGTCCCGGACTGGGCGAATGCGGCACTGCTGGTCATCGACGTCCAGAACGACTTCGTCGACGGCCCGGCGGCGATCGTCGGCACGCCCGAGGTGATCCCGAACATCGCGGCGACCATCGCCGAGTTCCGCAGACTCGGGCGTCCCGTGATCCACGTGGTGCGGTCGTATCGGCCGGGCGACAGCGACGTCGACCTCCTGCGACGCGCCGCGATCGAGGCGGGCCAGGGTGCCGTCGCGCCCGGAACGCTCGGCGCCGAGATCCCGCGCGAACTGCTCCCCGGCGACGTCGACTACGACTGGGACTCCTTGCGCTTCGGCGCGGCGCAGCAGATCGGCGACGTGGAGTACATCCTCTACAAGCCGCGCTGGTCGGCGTTCTTCCGAACCCCGCTCGACTCGCTGCTCGGCGACCACGACGTCACAACGGTCGTCGTGGCCGGATGCAACCTGCCCAACTGCCCGCGCGCGACGATCACCGACGCCTCCGAACTCGACTACCGCACCGTCCTGGTCACCGACGCGACGTCGCAGGCCACCGACGAACGGCTCGCCGACCTCGGGCTGATAGGCGTGCAGTTGCGCACGTCATCGCAGGTGGTGCAGGCGATGGCGGCGGAGGAACTGCTCGGCGAGGCCGAGTCGCTCTGGGTCGCCGGGCTGGAATCGCTCGGCGACGACATCGATGTGCCGAGCGGCTGCGGCGACTGGACCATCCGGCAACTCGTCGACCACGTCGCCGGCGGCGGCGAACGCTATCGCATCCTGCTCGACGGCGGCAGCGCCGCGGACACCGCTGCAACACGGGGCCTCGACTACATCGGCGACGACCCGATCGGGACGTTCTGGGAGCACGAACATCAGTTGCGCGAGTCCGCCGAACGCGCCGACCTGTCGGTTCTCGTCGACCACCGTGCGGGCAAGCGCAGCGGAGCGGAGCTGATGGTGCTGCGCCTCCTGGAGTTGACCGTCCACAGCAAGGACCTCGCGGACGCACTGGGGACGCCGTGGCGCCCCGGCGACGAGCTGACCGACTTCCTGCTGCGCGAAGCGGCGGACGTGGTGGACCAGATGCGGGCCCTCGGGCACATCGGTGCGGTGATGCCGACGGAGTCCGGGGACGCCGCCGACCGGCTCCTCGCCTTCGTCGGCCGTGCCTGACCGATACGCTGACCCGATGTCACCCGACTCCGAGCAGCCCGCTCCCGAGCAGCCCGTTCCTGAGCGACCCACAGTGCCGCGCCGGTTCCGACTCGCGTACGTCCCCGGCGTCATGCCCGCGAAGTGGGTCCGCAAGTGGGAGGAACGGTTCCCCGACGTGCCGCTGGAGCTGGCGTCGTGCACCGTCGCCGGCAGCGCCGCCCTCCTGAAGGACGACGGCGCCGACGCGGTCGTCACCCGACTGC is part of the Gordonia phthalatica genome and harbors:
- a CDS encoding CaiB/BaiF CoA transferase family protein translates to MTGALDGLLIADFGRVLAGPYATMLLADFGAEVVKIERPGSGDDTRAWGPPYAGDQSTYFQTANRNKTSLALDLRDADDLAAARDLALRADVVVENFLPGAMDRLGLGYDDVAAANPGVVYCSITGFGGHNQLPGYDLLVQAVGGLMSITGPSPDEPTKAGVALVDVITGLHAAVGILAALRHRDRTGEGQRVEVNLLSSLLSGLVNQSSGFVGAGVVPHAMGNAHPSVVPYQPFPTADRPLILAVGNDRQFGVLVRELGVPEMADDPRFATNAARVENRDVLIAELTRLLSAGTADEWFDRFTAAGVPCGPVNDIGEAFALAQRLGLDPIAQIDDPRRDAPVPTVANPIRLSATPPTYRSAPPRLGEG
- a CDS encoding PaaI family thioesterase, with the translated sequence MTETPSIPDTTSAFLEALGLEVTEATGTRVAGYVDLGERHHTPWGVVHGGVYATIVESAGSIGGSLAVADRGQFAVGLHNSTDFLRASNGCRARVTAEPIIQGRTQQLWLVEIVDDATGKDLARGQLRLQNVPLPKQD
- a CDS encoding maleylpyruvate isomerase family mycothiol-dependent enzyme gives rise to the protein MAAEELLGEAESLWVAGLESLGDDIDVPSGCGDWTIRQLVDHVAGGGERYRILLDGGSAADTAATRGLDYIGDDPIGTFWEHEHQLRESAERADLSVLVDHRAGKRSGAELMVLRLLELTVHSKDLADALGTPWRPGDELTDFLLREAADVVDQMRALGHIGAVMPTESGDAADRLLAFVGRA
- a CDS encoding winged helix-turn-helix transcriptional regulator, with the translated sequence MDWLAYDTDNCSVQRTLDVIGDRWSGIVLREVFNGVRRFDQIREHTGISDSVLSDRLRKLVEGGILVAREYQEPGRRRRKEYRLTEAGLDLQAVFISMLRWGDKHRPDVDGPAVEVSHRDCGAPVRAVMMCDDGHVVEQRDVRASPGPGAHVRG